From the genome of Haloferax sp. Atlit-12N:
CCGTGGACCCGCTGGCCGCGTACACGACGCTCGCCGACCGCAGCGACTACGGCTTCCTCTTGGAGAGCGCCGAGAAGGTCTCCTCCAGCAACCCGCAAGGCGCGTTCTCCGCGCCCGCGACGGTCGCCGACTCGCACGCCCGCTTCTCCTTCGTCGGCTACGACCCCGAAGCGGTCGTGACGGTCGGCCCCGACGGCGTCGACGTGACCGACCTCGGCGGACCCGCCGCGGAGTTCGTCGGCGCGGGCGACGGCGACGTACTCGACTCCCTGCGCGGCGCGCTCCCCGACCTCCCGCGCGTCAACTTCCCCGAGACGGACCGCCAGACGCTCACCGGCGGCTTGGTCGGCTTCCTCGCCTACGAGGCCGTCTACGACCTCTGGCTCGACGAGGTCGGCCGCGAGCGCCCCGACACCGACGACCCGGACGCCGAGTTCGTCCTCACGACCCGGACTCTCTCGTTCGACCACCGCGAGGACGCCGTCCGCCTCGTCTGTACCCCCGTCGTCTCGCCCGACGACGACCCCGGCGAGGTGTACGACGACGTCGTCGCTGAGGCCGAACGCGTCGCCGAAAAGCTCCGGGCGGCGGACGACCCCTCGCCCGGCGGCTTCGAGCGAACCGGCGAGGAAGCCGGCTCCCGCGAGGAGTACGAGGCCGCGGTCAGGAAGACGAAAGAACACGTCCGCGACGGCGACATCTATCAGGGCGTCATCTCGCGCACCCGGAAGCTCCACGGACAGGTCGACCCGGTCGGTCTGTACGCCTCGCTGCGCGAGGTGAACCCCTCGCCGTACATGTACCTGCTCCGGCACGGCGACCGGCGCGTCGTCGGCGCGAGTCCCGAGACGCTCGTCTCAGTCAGGGGCGACCGCGTCGTCGTCAACCCCATCGCGGGCACGTGCCAGCGCGGCTCCGGGCCGGTCGAGGACCGCCGTCTCGCCGGCGAACTCCTCGCGGACGGAAAGGAGCGCGCAGAGCACACGATGCTCGTCGACCTCGGCCGCAACGACGTGCGCCGGGTCTCGACGCCCGGCAGCGTCCGCGTCGAGGACTTCATGAGCATCATCAAGTACAGCCACGTCCAGCACATCGAATCGACCGTCTCGGGGACGCTCGACCCCGACTCGGACGCCTTCGACGCCACGCGCGCGACGTTCCCCGCGGGGACGCTCACCGGCGCGCCGAAGGTCCGCGCGATGGAGATTATCGACGACCTCGAAGACGAGCCTCGCGGCGTCTACGGCGGCGGTGTCGGCTACTACTCGTGGACCGGCGACGCCGACATGGCTATCGTCATCCGGACCGCGACGGTCGAGTCCGACGGCTCGGAAGACACCATCACCGTCCGTGCGGGAGCCGGCATCGTCGCCGACTCCGACCCGACCGCGGAGTACGAGGAGACGGAACAGAAGATGGGCGGGGTGCTCGACGCCGTCCGCCGCATCGAGTACGGGACCGAGGAGGTGTCGCAATGATTCGGCTCGTCGTCGTCGACAACTTCGATTCGTTCACGTACAACCTCGTTGAGTACTTCTCCGAGCAGACCGTCGAGGGCGAACCGCTCGACATCGAGGTGCGAAAGAACACCGCGTCGCTCGACGAGATACGCGACCTGAACCCCGACGCCATCGTCATCTCGCCGGGGCCGGGCCATCCGAAGAACGACCGCGACGTGGGCGTGACGAACGACGTGCTCACGGAGCTTTCGACCGAGATTCCGACCCTCGGCGTCTGCCTCGGCCTCGAAGCCGCAGTATACGCCTACGGCGGTACTATCGGCCACGCGCCGGAGCCGATTCACGGCAAGGCGTTCCCGGTCGACCACGACGGCGAGGGCGTCTTCGCCGGCCTCGAAGACGGTTTCCCGGCCGGGCGCTACCACTCGCTCGTCGCCACCGAAGTACCCGACTGCTTCGACGTCTCGGCGACGACCGACCACGACGGCGAGGCGCTCGTGATGGGCGTCCGCCACCGCGAGCACCCTATCGAATGCGTCCAGTTCCACCCGGAGAGCGTGCTCACGGGGTCGGGACACGGCGTCGTCAGAAACTTCCTCACGTCTGTCGCCGGCTTCGACGTGGCCTGAGAGGGTCGGGTTCAGACGCGTCGAGGGACGACTGCTGAATCCGACTCTGCCGAGCTACCTTCTCTTTTCAGCCGCGGACAGACGGCTCTGCTGCCGCCTCAGAGGACGTTGATGCCGAAGAACGAAAGCAGCAGCAGCGCTCCGACGATGATGGCGGCGATGGTGACCAGTCGCCACGCGACTTTGAGGAACAGTCGGCCGACGAGGATGACGACGGCGACGGCCACGAGCACCACGAGCATCTGACCGAGCGGCCCGGCGAGCAGGCCGCCGAGCTGTAACGGGGTGAGCGCGAGGGGTGTCAGTACCATACCCCGATATGACACCCGTAGAGCGGATAAGCTTGTGGGCGGTCTCGTCTCGTGGTTCCGGTGTGATTTCTCCGCCGAAACGACCGATTTCGGCACCCCTGAGCTACCGGAAGATTTGAACATATGAATTCTGATAGTTGTGTGGATGTCGACTGTCCGGTCTCCCTTTATATCCTCTTCGGTGATGCGGCACCGTTCACCATGTGACGGTTTCAGAGCCGTCGTCTCCCCCCTCACGTTCTACTGGATATCGACGCTACGTCTTGCGATTTCTTGCGGTGAGATTTCACTTCCGCTCCGCTCTAACTACGGTTATGTGGCTTCCGTCCGTTCTATGAATCCGTGCACTTCGGACCCGGTCGTCGGCCGCGAACGTATTTGAGTGAATTTTGATACGTTCGGGGCTGAGAGGCGCCCGAGTCCGAAGCCTTAACCGACCACATCACCGACACCACTATCGTCACCAATGAGCGGAATTTCCGGACACTATCGATGCGACCTCGCCCGAACCCGGCTCGGGCGGGAGGGACAGTAAGATGAGCGACGCGAACCTCTCGACGGACGAACTCGTGCTTCCGGTCAAGCGGACCGAAGGCGAGACCCTCGAAGCGCGGATGACGGGAAACGCCTACAGTAACATTCTCCCCGCCCGCTACCTCCGCAAGGACGCCGACGGCGACCTCGTCGAGACGCAGGAGGACCTGTTCCCCCGCGTCGCGAAGAACATCGCGCTCGCCGAGGCCGTCTTCGAGGCCGAACAGCGCGACACCGAAATTACGGTCACACCCGACCTCATCAAGCCGGACCACCCGCGCCGCGACGAACTCGCCGCGGAGGTCTTCGGCAAGGGCGTCACGGCCGATGACGACGACGCCGAGGCGACCCTCTCGGTGTATAACGTCAACAAGTTCGCCTACGACACCCTCGTTCCCGAACTCCCCGAGGAGGTACGCGAGGTCGTCGTCGAGAAGCGCGAGACGTTCGAAGAGATGATGGGACAGCTCTCCTTTATGCCGAACTCGCCGACGCTGATGAACGCCGGCGACGAACTCCAGCAGCTTTCGGCCTGTTTCGTCGACTCCCCCGGCGACGACATCACCGACATCCACCAGACGGCCAAGGAGGCCGCCGAGGTGTTCCAGTCCGGCGGCGGCATGGGCTACGCCTTCTGGAAGCTCCGCCCCTACGGCGACGCGGTCGGTTCGACCGGCGGCATCGCCTCCGGCCCCATCACGTTCATGCGGACGTTCGACCAGATGTGCGAGACCATCGCGCAGGGCGGTGCGCGCCGCGGCGCGCAGATGGGCGTCATGCGCGTTAGCCACCCCGACGTCATCCAGTTCCTCCACGCGAAGAACAAGGACGTCTCGCTCGCGCACACGCTCCGCCTGAACGACCCCGACGACTTCACCCACACCAAGTTCGTCGACGCGCTCGACGAGGCGCGCGAACTCATCGACGAGGACGGCCGCGTCCCCAAGCACCTCCGCAACGCAGTCGAGGGCCACCTCTCGAACTTCAACATCTCCGTCGGCATCACCGACGGCTTCATGGAGGCGCTGTACAACGACGAGGAGTTCGTCTTCACGAACCCCCGCACCGAAGAGCCGCACGTCGCCACGCCGCAGACGAAGGAAATCTACGACATGTTCGGTCTCGGCGAGTACGTCGAGGTCGGCGAGGTTCTCTCGGTCCCCGCGAAGGAACTCTGGGACCAGATTATCGAGGGCGCGTGGGAGAACGGCGAACCCGGCGTCGTCTACCTCGAACGCGCGAACAAGCAGCACTCCTTCGACGTCGAAAAGCACCCCGACCACCGCATCCTCGCGACCAACCCCTGCGGCGAACAGCCGCTCGAGGAGTACGAGGCGTGTAACCTCGGCCACATCAACCTCTCGACGCTCGTTGCGGAGGACTCGCCCGACTGGCGCGTCTGGTACGACGCCCACGGCGACGAGTACGACTCGCTTGAAGCCGCGACGGACGCCTTCCTCGAAGACGCCGTCGACTGGGAGGAGTTCAACCACCGCATCGAAAACGGCACGCGCTTCCTCGAAAACGTCGTCACGATGTCGGACTTCCCGGTCGAGAAGATCGAAGAGAAGGTCCGCGAACTCCGTAAAATCGGACTTGGCATCATGGGGCTCGCCCAGATGTACATCCAGCTCGGCGTCCGCTACGGCTCCGACGAGGGCAACGAAATCGCCCAGCAGCTCATGACCCACATCAACCACGGGTCCAAGCGGGCGTCCCACGAACTCGCCGAAGAACGCGGCCCGTTCGAGGCATGGGAGGACTCGAAGTACGCGAACCCGACCGAGTACCGCGAGTGGTTCGAACACCACACCGGCGAATCCGCCGACGACTGGGAAGACGGCTACCCCATCCGCAACCACAACACGACGACCATCGCCCCGACGGGCACCACGTCGATGGTGTCGAACACCACCGGCGGTTGTGAACCCATCTACAACGTCGCCTACTACAAGAACGTCTCCGACGACGTGCAGGGCGACGAGATGCTCGTCGAGTTCGACGACTACTTCCTCCGCGTGCTGGAGGCCAACGACATCGACGTCGAGGCCGTCAAGCGCGAGGCTCAAGACCAGATGGCCAACAACGAGTTCGACGGCCTCTCCTCGCTGTCGACGGTTCCGGACGCCATCTCCGAACTGTTCGTCGTGACCTCCGACCTCGCAGGTATCGAGCACGCGGGCGTCCAGTGCGCCCTCCAGAGCGGCGTCGACTCCGCCATCTCGAAGACCTGTAACTTCCCGAACAGCGCCTCGAAAGAGGACATGGACGAGGTCTACCGCTACATCTACGACCACGGCGGCAAGGGCGTCACCGTCTACCGCGACGGCACCCGCTCGAAGCAGGTGCTCACCACGCGCGCGAAGAACACCGAATTCTCCGACGACGAGGAGGCCGCCGAGGCCATCGTCTCGCAGATTCGCGACGTGTTCGGCGACGTGGAGGCGTTCCTCGAATCCGAGGAGGTTTCGGACCTCATCGGCAGCGAACTCGAACTCGCGTTCGCCGACTCCCCGAGCGACGTCGGCAAGAAGCGCCCCCGCCCAGACGTGCTGTACGGCGTCACCCAGCGCATCGATACCGGCTACGGGAAGCTCTACGTCAACATCAACGAGGACGAACACGGCGAGCCGTTCGAGCTGTTCGCCAACATCGGTAACTCCGGCGGCTTCACCGCCTCCTTCACCGAGGCGCTCGCCAAGACCGTCTCCACGTCGCTCCGCTCGGGCGTCGACCCCGAGGAGATTGCGAACGAACTGAAGGGAATCCGGAGCCCGAAGGTCGCCTGGGACAAAGGCGAGCAGATTAACTCCATCCCGGACGCCATCGGCACCGCGATGCGCCGGTACCTCGACGGCGACATCGACAAGGGCTACCCGCAACAGCAGAACCTGACCGAGGTCGAAGCCGAGGCCGCCGCGGCCGAGGACACGAACACCGACGGCGGCGTCGCCGTCGACGACGGGTCCGACGGTAACTCTGACGCCGTCGCGGACCTGCTCGCGGCGGGCGAGAGCCCCGAGTGTCCCGAGTGCGGCGAGATGGACCTCTACTACTCCGAAGGCTGTAAGACCTGCCAGAACTGCGGCTGGTCCGAGTGCTGAACGCGAGACGGTAATTCGCCACCGTCGCTGTCTCGTCCGTCACTCGATTTCCGCTCTTTTCGTTTTGCGCTCTCCATTCCCCACGAGCCAGTTCTCTCTAGTCTCGCTGGCGTGTCCGACACGAAGGTCTCGTTGAGGCCGGCGGGAGAGACACGCCAATAGCGGACCATTGCTCGCCCAGTGACCTCCTCTGCTCGGGGACAGCCATCGCTCTCTCGTGATGGACTGCCCGTCGACGACAGGAGAACTGCAGCGAACTGGAGTGCGACTGTGGAGACCGCGCCCGTATCGCTCCTGTGACTCCACGCTGTTCGAGACGACGTGTATCGACCGACGAGACGAGAGACGCATTCGTCGGCCGTTGTCGTCTGCGTCGTACGTCGTGAACTGCGAGCGCGTCGGCCCACGTCGTCGGTCACGACTGCCATCGGTCTCGGCTCACTCACGGCGGTCGACCAGCCGTCGCCCGGTGCAATTCGTTCTCCACAGGTCGCCGACGGAACGCGAAGGCTGGCCTTCGATGAAACCAAACCACGCACAGCGACTGGGAAGGACAAAGACCACCTCGGTACGACCGCGCGTCTCGGTTCCGTATCGCCGTCTGGTCGTCAAGCGGAGTCGTCGCCACTAGCTGGTGTTGACTTCGAGGTCTACATGTCGCGACGCGACTCGCTGTTTGACTGCGTGACGACTGTCGACGCGAGTGCTGCGGCTATCGGGTCAGCGTCGAAAGAAAGGAAAAACGCCGGGAAGAGTCCCGGTGGTTAGCTGTCGTTAGTTGTCGCGGCGGACCGCGAGGAGCGCAGCGGCGACGAGCGCGACGAGGGCGACAACGACACCGAAGCCGGGCGTCTGGGACGACGTGGTGGTCGTCTCAGCCGTCGTGGTGGCGGCGGTGGTCGTCGTAGCCTCAGTCGTGGTCGTCGTGTCTGCGGTCGTCGTGGTGTCAGCCGTCGTCGTGGTGTCCACAGCCGTCGTGGTGGAGGTTTCCACGGACTCGACGACGTTGCCGTCGACTTCCTCGTCGGACGCGACGCCACCGTCAGCCGTGACGGTGAACGTGTCGCCGACGCTCTGCTCGGAGAAGTCGAAGCTACCGGAGAACGCGCCGTCTGCCTGGACGTAGACCGTCGCGGTCTTCAGGAAGCGCGGCTGCGTGTCACCGTCGGACTCCACGCGGAGCGTGAGTTCCGTACCGGGCGCGACGTTCGAGGAGCCAGAGATCATCTGGTCCGCAGCGTTCGTCACGTTAACCGGGTCGGCGTCGAACGTGTGTTCGGGTTCGACGTGCTCGTAGGAGTCGGTTGCCGACGAGTTGTCGTCAACGAGCGCAAGGTTGGAGGAAGAGACCTCGTCTTCCTCGATCATCTTGAACTGGACGTTGAACGAGTCGTCGTCGTCAACGTTGACAGTACCGGCGTTCTTCTCAGAGGTCTGGAGAACACCGTCGTCGTTCTCGTCGCGGTAGGCGTCGA
Proteins encoded in this window:
- the trpG gene encoding anthranilate synthase component II, with protein sequence MIRLVVVDNFDSFTYNLVEYFSEQTVEGEPLDIEVRKNTASLDEIRDLNPDAIVISPGPGHPKNDRDVGVTNDVLTELSTEIPTLGVCLGLEAAVYAYGGTIGHAPEPIHGKAFPVDHDGEGVFAGLEDGFPAGRYHSLVATEVPDCFDVSATTDHDGEALVMGVRHREHPIECVQFHPESVLTGSGHGVVRNFLTSVAGFDVA
- the trpE gene encoding anthranilate synthase component I; the protein is MTAPDTDREEFVSLVGDADEPVVTHLVADLDVSVDPLAAYTTLADRSDYGFLLESAEKVSSSNPQGAFSAPATVADSHARFSFVGYDPEAVVTVGPDGVDVTDLGGPAAEFVGAGDGDVLDSLRGALPDLPRVNFPETDRQTLTGGLVGFLAYEAVYDLWLDEVGRERPDTDDPDAEFVLTTRTLSFDHREDAVRLVCTPVVSPDDDPGEVYDDVVAEAERVAEKLRAADDPSPGGFERTGEEAGSREEYEAAVRKTKEHVRDGDIYQGVISRTRKLHGQVDPVGLYASLREVNPSPYMYLLRHGDRRVVGASPETLVSVRGDRVVVNPIAGTCQRGSGPVEDRRLAGELLADGKERAEHTMLVDLGRNDVRRVSTPGSVRVEDFMSIIKYSHVQHIESTVSGTLDPDSDAFDATRATFPAGTLTGAPKVRAMEIIDDLEDEPRGVYGGGVGYYSWTGDADMAIVIRTATVESDGSEDTITVRAGAGIVADSDPTAEYEETEQKMGGVLDAVRRIEYGTEEVSQ
- a CDS encoding adenosylcobalamin-dependent ribonucleoside-diphosphate reductase is translated as MSDANLSTDELVLPVKRTEGETLEARMTGNAYSNILPARYLRKDADGDLVETQEDLFPRVAKNIALAEAVFEAEQRDTEITVTPDLIKPDHPRRDELAAEVFGKGVTADDDDAEATLSVYNVNKFAYDTLVPELPEEVREVVVEKRETFEEMMGQLSFMPNSPTLMNAGDELQQLSACFVDSPGDDITDIHQTAKEAAEVFQSGGGMGYAFWKLRPYGDAVGSTGGIASGPITFMRTFDQMCETIAQGGARRGAQMGVMRVSHPDVIQFLHAKNKDVSLAHTLRLNDPDDFTHTKFVDALDEARELIDEDGRVPKHLRNAVEGHLSNFNISVGITDGFMEALYNDEEFVFTNPRTEEPHVATPQTKEIYDMFGLGEYVEVGEVLSVPAKELWDQIIEGAWENGEPGVVYLERANKQHSFDVEKHPDHRILATNPCGEQPLEEYEACNLGHINLSTLVAEDSPDWRVWYDAHGDEYDSLEAATDAFLEDAVDWEEFNHRIENGTRFLENVVTMSDFPVEKIEEKVRELRKIGLGIMGLAQMYIQLGVRYGSDEGNEIAQQLMTHINHGSKRASHELAEERGPFEAWEDSKYANPTEYREWFEHHTGESADDWEDGYPIRNHNTTTIAPTGTTSMVSNTTGGCEPIYNVAYYKNVSDDVQGDEMLVEFDDYFLRVLEANDIDVEAVKREAQDQMANNEFDGLSSLSTVPDAISELFVVTSDLAGIEHAGVQCALQSGVDSAISKTCNFPNSASKEDMDEVYRYIYDHGGKGVTVYRDGTRSKQVLTTRAKNTEFSDDEEAAEAIVSQIRDVFGDVEAFLESEEVSDLIGSELELAFADSPSDVGKKRPRPDVLYGVTQRIDTGYGKLYVNINEDEHGEPFELFANIGNSGGFTASFTEALAKTVSTSLRSGVDPEEIANELKGIRSPKVAWDKGEQINSIPDAIGTAMRRYLDGDIDKGYPQQQNLTEVEAEAAAAEDTNTDGGVAVDDGSDGNSDAVADLLAAGESPECPECGEMDLYYSEGCKTCQNCGWSEC